The Drosophila sechellia strain sech25 chromosome 2L, ASM438219v1, whole genome shotgun sequence region AAATTGTTTTGCGTTGAAATCATTTGAGAAAGAACACACAAAATACATGAGGagtaaaaaacaataaatgaattacaacaaattaattatacattttgaaattatatttaacgAACAAAATTAATGTAGTGTGtaaagaaaagcaaacaaaacatgaaagtaaaacaagttttaagcaaaacaaaatactttgaatatatacataaattgCAAGTAAATAGAATAAATGTcactaaatctttttatttaaGTCTTGTGCCGCTCGATAATTCCTGGGATTGATACGTATTTTAGGAACTCGAAATACGAATGACAGctaaaatttgattttcgtGTGAAAAACTAAAGGAATCCTCCCCAGATCCCAATGTTGGAGCTCGTCGTGCTCTTCCTTCTCAGTTCGGTGACCTATTTCTGTGCCCACCTGGAAGGCCCGACCACAAATTGGGCATATTTCTATGCATCTTGTCCAATCATCATGGGATTACTATCCGCTGGACTGGTTTACATAAATGTAGGTTTGCCTCCTTGCAATACGAGTATATCAAAtacttaaaatttttccaCATAGAAATAGAAACAGGCGTCACAaagaattatttgaaaaagaTGACTTTATTTCGGCGGAGTgttcaaataaaaatgtattaaactatttaaaaacaacaaataattatgATGACTTGGCTTGAGAACAAATTGCAATTCGGCAGCCAATGAGAGCGAGGGTTATTCGAACGTCTACAGCTACGATTAGAATGAGTCCTATGAGATTGAAACCTATTAACCGATGGTCACTACTTGGCTACGCGTCGTCTTGTGGTTGGTGTGGTGGGTGCTCCGGCGCTCGGTGGTTTGGGGATCTGCAATGGATAACTAATTCTTAGAGTCCGACAAGATTTTAGTTACAATCTAGATATCTTACAGAACGTATTGGTCTGGGTGTAAGGGAATTGGCAGGCGGCGGCTCGCGAGGTTGCGGTCCATCTGGATGTCCCACTACGGTGACGGCCACGGGTCTCTGGTCGGAGCCGGCACGTTCCATGCTCTCGCTGCGAGAGGCGGAGCCGGAGCGCTTGAACATGCCGGAGAGCCGGCCGCGGAGATCCTTCTTGCTCGACCTCATGTCGCTGGCCACGCTGATGTCCGAGTCAGATCCTTGAATCTGCAAACAGAATAGGTACATCAGCATTTAAATGCTTATAGTTTTGGGTAATTCTCACTGAAATTTCACTCTCGGAATTGCGACTGCTTTTGGTCAGGCTGCGCAGCTTGCCCATGATGCCCTTCTTTTTCTTGCGCGGTCCTCGAGGTATGTCGCTCTGGGTGGATCCACCGGATAGCCGCGAGTCCAGGCGGGAGTCCAAGCTAGAGTCCCTGACCAGGCCACCCAGTTCAGAATCTATGGATTGCATGGAGGACACGCTACCATCGTCCTGTCGCCAAATATTCTGCAAGAAATATCAAAGttattgaataaaatacatagaacATAGCTTGAATGAATCTGTTTGGCCTACCTGATCTCTTTGTATGGAGTGATCAAGTGAGAGGCTCTTCCGAATCAGACTGCCATTGTTGGAGGAGTTCCTGGACAAGCGTCCACCGCCTCGCTGCGATCCTGCCGCACTTGCCACCGAACTGGTGCTGCCATGCGGATCGTTCTCCTGCGAAGCAGCCCGACGCAGATTGCTCCTTCTCATACGGCTGCGCTCCTGTTCGTCCTCGTTCACTCGCTGGAACTTGCGCAGCTCCTCCGAGGCTTCGGCCAGCCTGGCCAGGACACTGGTGATCTGGGAACTGCTTAGAGTGGGCGAAGGCGAGCGACTGCGGCGCACATTGGGTTGCTCCGGTCGTAAGTTCTTGTCGTAGccggagctgctgctgcttcgaGCTGATCCGCCGCTGCCAACCATTTTCAGGTCGGGAGCTATCTTCACCAGCTCGTCAACGGTCTGCAAAAGGGCGCCCACCTTACGGTCTCCGCCATCTGCCTCCATGCGTCGCTTGATCAGCTCCTTTTCGTAGCGTTCACGCTGGAATTAAACATAGGGAAGCGTATTATAACAATGTCAAAAGACATAAACCACTTCTCCAACAGATGTCGTAATTAATAAtatgtacaaatattttttttatttatgtaagCATGCTTATAGACAGTTACACAAGCCCCAGTGGCCTAATGGATAAGGCATCGGCCTCCTAAGCCGGGGATTGTGGGTTCAAGTCCCACCTGGGGTAATAATAATGGTTATGTTGGAAATCATTTTTGATGTTGGATACACTGATTTAATCTATTCTAtagtatataatatttaaaatttattttttataaaacacTGACCTCTCGTCTCAGCTTCTCGTTGGAGGTCCGCAGTTTTGCGTGTACGTCCCGGAGCTCCAAGAGATCGCACTGCAGCTCAGCGATCTTCTTGCGGCCCTCCTCCATCTCCTCTTCGGAGGCCCGCTTGATCTGGTCCAGCTTGCGCTTCGACTCCAGCCGCTCTTTGTCTCGCTCCCGCTCCACCTCGAAGAGAGTCTGGCGTAAGTCTCGCGCCAGAGTGGAGGTTTCCTGCAGCAGTCGCTGCTGATCCTCGCGCTCCTTCTGCCAGGACAGCTCCAGCTTGGTCTTCATGCCCGGCAGCTTGGTGCTGCCCGAGCCGATGACGCGCTCCTCCTCGAACTCGTTGAGCTTCGACTGCATCTCCGATATCTTGATCTCATTGGCACTGCGCTCGGATACGAGTTCCGTTTTTATCTTGCTGGACTCCAGCCTCGACTCGACCAGCTGATCCTCCAGATGACCAATCTGCAATCGAAAAAATCCATTAGCTTCTTTGCAAAGGTAGCGTATTAACTGATATCATACCTGCTGTTCGAGATAGGCAATCTTGCtcttatcatcatcatcgctgCTGTGCATGGAGCCGCGACTCTGTCTTCCGGTATTGTTGGCCTTGAGGTCGCCAATCTTCTTCTGCGCCACTTCCAGCATCTGTTTGAATGCATCGCGATCCTTTTTGAATCGTTCGCACTGGCGCTGTTTTTAAGGATATCATTATGTGTgctttttataatatataatgtGTATAATTGTTTTTACCTGCATTGAGGTTAATTCACCGCTCAGGTTCTTCACCTGTTGCTCATATCGAAGTCTAACTGTGGCCACTTCGGATTTCATCTGCAGTTCAGTGCTCTGTAATCTGTAATGTTCAAATATCacgaatttaaaatatttagtcTTATATATAACATTTCTTTGTCAAATCTTTGAAAAGGAGTCCACTTACTGTTCCTTGAGCTCCCTGATCTCTGCCTCGCGCCTCGCTCCGTGTCCGTTTAGCGAGGATTGCGCCTGCTCAATCCGGTTGTAGTCGCTTAGCTTGCCATTCAGATCGTCGTTATCCTTGCGCAGCTGGAAGACCAGGTCGATGTTCATCTCATTCTCGCGACGCAGGCGCTCATACTCGTGCTCCTTCTCCGCCAGTTTGTTTTTGAGAACGGTGCGCTCGTACTCGGCCCCATTGCCGTTGACTGTTTTGAGGGCCTTGGCCTGGAGATCGGCGATCCTCTTCTGGGCCTCACTCAGTTTGCGAGCCATGTCGGTGCGTTCGATGCGAATGGTGTCCATTTCGGAGATTTTCTGCTTGCTGGCGTTCAGTTCAGCCTGGAGACTCTGCTTCTCGGTGGTGAGTTGGGCACGCATCAGGATTGTTTCCTCGGAGAGCTTCTCCCAGTGGTTGTTGAGCTCCTCGTAGCGCTTCTGTTCTGCGCTCAGTGAGGTCTGCACCTCCTCCACTTGCTTCTTGAGATCCTGCACCTGTTTGCTGTCCGATTTGCTGGCCTTGGTTTTCAGATCCTTGATCTCCTTCTCCAAACTGGACTTGCTCTTCTCGGCCGACTTCTTGGCACTGAGTAGTTCGGCATCTAGTTGGGTGATCTTGGCCTCCagcttctccttctccttggCCTGCTTTTCCATGTCCTTTTCCAGGCTGGACAGCTTCTCCTTTTCCCGCTTGCTTTGCGACTCCCAGGTGGACTTGCTCGTTTCGCCCAGTTTCAATTGGGCGTCCTGCTTCTTCACCTTGTCCTCCAAGTCCTTTAGCTTGGAGTTTAGCTTTTTGGCTTCCTCATCGCCGCGTTTAAGTTTCTGCTCCAACTCGCTGATCTTGCTGCTTGATCCGTTCAGGAGCTTCAATCGCTGGACATCGCCTTCGGCGAGGGAAAGCTTTTGCTTACACTTCCGCAAATCCTCCTCCAGCGCTCCCTTGGCCGATTGCAGGGCCTTGAGCTGATCGGTACCGCCGGAGCTGAGCATGACGCGCATTTCGCTGATCTcgtcctccagctcctccaccCATTTCTTGAGATGGCTCTTGGGCGTCAGGTCGTTGACCCTCTTGGCGGTGCGTGGTGGCAGCTTGTCCTCCGCCTCCAGCTGCATCCGTTTGACACGGGCCGTTAGCTCGTCCCTTTCTCGTTGAGCTTGGGCCAGAGACTCCTTCATCTTTTGATCCACCTCTCCAGTCTTTTCGCTCGCCTTTCGCAGCGCCAACAGCCGTTTGTTCTCCTTGGCCAACTTGTCGTTCTCCGTTTCGAGTGTGTCCAGTTTACTTATCTGATTCTTGAGCGAGTCCACCGTCTGCTCCTTTTCGGTAAGCGTCCTGCGAAGCTGGACCAACTCTTCGTTGAGCGTCTTCACCTTCTTTTCGGCCGCACTGGACGACGTTCCGAGACTGAGAAGCGAGGACTTGCTGCCATTGGAGCTGTCCTGGCGGAGCTTTGCCTGCAGTTCCCTCACGTACTTTTTGGACTCGGCGTTCTCCTTCTCCAGATCCTCCACCTTGAGTCGTAGAATTGAGGCCTCCTGCTCGTTAAGTTCCAAGAGAATTCTCAGCTCGGCGGGATCATCCTCGTCGGAGATTCCCTCATCGCGATCAGCATGAACCTCGGGAGCCAAACGATGAGGATGCGGTGTGGGACTTAGCTTGCGACCTGAGGTACAGTgagaaaataaattgttaagtTTGCAGATATACATATTAATTGCGATTTAAGTTAGTTACTAGCAATTGGACATAGATTTTGTGATTAGTTACGGTTAAATAAATGTGCAGCCGCAAAAAATGGCAATTAACCGATTCGGTTTATTCATTAATAAGCAAATGACTTAAATCTTAGTTAGTTGGTTAAGTTAAAAACCTTAAAGGTCAGTTATGAAAAAGAAGTCACTCCAGCTATGGAATTTATGTGACCTTATCCTGAATGAAAGTGGTTAATTTACACAGTTGTCACTTAATGTggaaaattcgaaaattaaattatacgaTGATTGAGTTATTCTGACTGACAACCATGCCGGTAGTATTTGGATGACTTAATCCTGATTAAGTTGTTTACGAACTAAGGTTAAGTACTTAGTTAGATTAAGGCTCTACTTCGCTGTATTGTTTGGTTCGTACTTCTTGAGCGCGTTGCCATTTTTTTCAACTGCATCATCAAAGACTCATTTTCATCCTCGAAACGAGTCACCTTTTTCCTCAAATGTTCAGCCTGAAACACAAAAACGTGATTTATTGCAAGTGAATAACGACCAGTGAGTAAAAATTATAGATCGAATACTCGTAAACCCATTCAGAGATCGTTTTCGAGGATAAAAATAGTTTTGCACAGCTCGGACGAATAAAAAATAACATGAATTGGTTCTACAAATGGTTACTACACGAAAAAAGGCATTGTATCGGATCGAATCCAAGGACGGATCCTTTTGCCTGAGGTTCTTGGTACCTGCTCCACTCAAAAGGACATGTGAAATGGCGCTGGGAAAGAGCAGCGAACCGGACTGTCCCACTCTGGACGATGACGATGGTGGAAAGAGCCCCGCAAATGGAGACGACATTGATTCTCTTTCGATTGAAACATTTCTATCGGGCACTTCGAAATCAGTTTGCGTGACAGCCACATTGGTGGTCACCAAGTTCTCCACACTGGTAGACTTATTGCTCTGAACTGTGGCCACTGTCTGTGTGCCTCGGGGAAAGGCCACCACCTCGAGTGGCACCTCAGTTTGAGTACCACAACTGAATCTAACACGCTTTCGCTCGCGATCCCTGAGCCGTTGAAGCTTCGCGTGAAATGGTCAAGTGATTAGTCGAGTAGGTTGTGTGCGTCATTGGGTATTACCTCTTCTTCAGCGAATTTCAGTTGGTCCTTCAAGTCTGTCTCCCGCTCAATGGAGTCCTGCAGCTCGCGCTGCAAGTGCTGGGGGTCTTCCTGGGAGCCACCACGAGTCAGGGACTCTCGGGTGAACTTGGCATCCGCCGATGTCGACTTGCCTAGGACACCCAGCATAGGTGCCTTCTTTTTGCCAGGATTGCGTAGCTCCTCGGCCTCCGCCTAGTTGTTCAAGAGGTTTATTCATAAGTAAATACTTTTGGAAATCACCTAAGCTGATTAACCTGCAACTTTCGGGTTAGCTCATTGGAGAAAcgcagctcctcctccagtTTCTTGATCTTATTGGAAAGCTCAGCATTGAAGGAGCTTTGGCGCTCCTGTTCCAGGGTTTCGATCTTGCGATCACTCTTCTTCAACTTGAAACTGAGTATGCGACAGTTCTTGGTGGCCTTCTCGAGATCCTTCTGCAGACTGGTCTTGGCCTTGACCTCGTCGTCGCGGAAGGTGTCCTGCACCTCGTCCATCTCTGCCTGCAGGTTGAGAATCTCCTTCTTGGCGCTTTGGTTCTCCTCCATCAGCTCCTCGCAGATCTGCTCGGCGGCCTGCAGCTTTCGCCGGAGCTCGGACTCGCTACCCTTGTTCTCCAGCTCCTTCATCCGCAGGTTAAGTCTGCGTTTGTCCTCCGTTACCCGGTCCAGCTGCTCCTTCATTTCGTTCAGCTTCTGCTGGAGATTAAGTGCTTCCGAGGCTGCAGTCCGATTGGAGGCGGTATCCATGGAGGCCAGGCGTCGCAGAAGAATATCACTCTTTTCCCGCTCCGCTTTTTCTGCCCGTGTCTTCATCGTCTCCAGCTCCAGTTTCAGCGCCTTCATCTGCTCCTGCATGCCATTTGAGTCCTGGATCTTGGATGCTGTGCTGACGGCGCTACTGGTGCTGTTGGAGTAGGATGTCGATGCAGCGGGAACGGTTTGTCTTTTGATTTCTTTGCTGGGCACTGCATCCGCCTCCTTGCGACGAACCGAACTGGAGCTCGACAAGGAACTGGACGTGGAAGTGACGACCTTCACCTCATTACTGGCGGATGTGGAATTGGAGGTTTTCAGggaggtgctgctgctgctgctggacgaCGTCGTGGTGGAAGCCACCGCCACTTTCTTTGGCGGCAGGGCAGCTCGCTTCTGCTCGGCTTGTGCCAATTGGTTAATGGAAGTACCCGACTTGCTGCGCTCCGGACGATCGGGTACCACTGGTGTGGGTGTAGCTGTAGACTCGCTTTCTCTAAAGGATACAATTTAACATTATAATCTTGCTTATCCTTGAAGATTGCAATTGCTTACTCTTCCCTCCGCGGAACTGATCGCTCCCGACTGTTTTCCCGGGAGTTGAGACTGCGCTGCTTCTTGAGAAGATTCATTTTGCGGACACGCTCTGCTAGACTGTCTGTCGATAGGATGACTAACTCATCTGGAATACTTGAAGTTTTACTGGGTGAGGATGTGACACGGGTTGGCGGTGTAATGGCGTGTTCCACCTAGAAAATACAAATCACACAGAGCGTAAAAGACATCTTCTATATCCAGTCACTCCAATCCAATCTCACCTCCTTGATGTCCAAGGCGGTGGTGTGGCGTCGCGGTGGGACCGGCAGCTTCACAGTGACTGCCACATCGTGATCCTCGACGGAGGATGCTGCTCGACTGGTGGATGCCGCAGCCGGTGGACGGCGAGCGACATTGTCCGGCTCGTCGATATCCGGCGTGGAGGCCCATGACTGCGGACGCTTCCTCAGCTCTACATTGAAGTGGACAACTGGGTTCAGTAAGGGCGTCAGGTGTGTTGCATGCAGGTGCAAGTTGCGAGTTGCAGTTTGCAATTAGCGTTCGATTCCACTCGGAGCCGTGGGTGCGAGAGTGAGACAAACGGATGCCACAGAACGAGCGAGAGAGAGCGTGGGAGCGCAGTACAGATCACGCGTTGCATGGTAGTAGTTAACATTAACGGTTCATTTAATGCAGAGATTAGTGTTGAGTGAAAGtaagagagagcgagagagagacagaCACAGAGCAATAGAGATGACACAGTTGGCGGTGGTATTTTGTGCACACGCAGAGTGAGAGTGAGAGAGATAAGTAGACAAACACATTGATTAAGATTCGTAACAATTTTTTAAGCAACTTACTATAACTAATAGTCAGAGGAACAATTTCTCAATGGTAAAAATACTATAAGaatcaaattaattgaaaaactcCATATATTGTTATGTTTCTAAAAGGTATATGGAAGTATAGAACAGACAAATTAAGAGTTTGGAGAAATTTTTCTAGTTCACTATTTGTATTGAGAAATCGTAGTTTTTATTAATACATGTATTAATCATAAACACTTTTAATACTTAAAACATTAACTGATTGACAAGGGTACTGAAACTATTTTAATTCTACACAAACACTAAGATGAACAACTTAACAAATTCTATTAGATATATTAAGCTTCTAATGCAGATCAATATAATTAACGTTCTCGATACCATTACTATGATTTTTTGTGAGAACACACTCAGCTACAAAGTTGAGTTAGCTTCTAGCGCTGATtaacaataaacaaaagtgATCGtctatattttaataattaattttatagatTTTTTATAACCTTTGCGAGTGGCATTCATACCTATATCATTGCCATTAGTTGCGTTTGCACTGGTAAGATTTTGAGTTGACGTCCACGTCCGCGAAGATGGTCTATCAAATAAAGTATTATGTACGTTCAAAGGTGGAAATTCCGGGAAGAACTTACCGAGAACTCTGGGCATCGGAGAGGTTGGGCGAGGAGGCGGCCACCTCTTCGCCAGCTCTGCGGGCTCCATGCTCCTTGTAATCCCGGAAGCAGCGCTTACATCGCGTGGGATACCGAGTCTGGGGATGAAAGCCGAGTGGGCAGAGCTGGTCGCCTTTCAGCGATGGGTACAGATGATGCATCTGTTCTCGTACAACTTAtcagcttttctttttctgcaaGAGTTGAGGGTTGAAATCCTTTTAAGCCAAAGccttattttataattaacaGGGTATGTGTAACATCTCactcctttttcttttttttttgtttaaaaaccttttaaatttacatttgCTATTTCTATGTACTTTTCACACGATCCCAATACCCAATTGACTGCGCAAATCTGTGGAATTTCTGGCACTAAGCCAAATcgacaaaggaattttgtaCACGTTCATCAAATAGTTAAACATTTACATTTCGTTATCATTCACTTGGCCATTGGTTCTAAATTGAATATCTGCCTGGTTTGATGGCTATTGTCAACGTTGGAAGTGCAGATGTAGATCAATGCCTTCGATTCGTTGATTAACTAACTCTCATAGAAAGACAGATAACTAATAAAAGACAATCTCAAGTGGATTTCACCCATATCGATTTTTGGAATTCATTGTACTTTTAAAACGATATGATAATATGCATTCTTATAAAGGCTGTGCGATTCCTTTATTACAATCTAACCATTGCttagaatatttaaaaaataataagtaacTAGTAGCATTGCAGAAAGATGAAACTCCCAATAAAAAAAGTTTCACATCCTTAATCATCTTTCAAATCATCTTTCATATCTGTCACTTCAGTCATTGCACTGCATAAACAATCGAATGAAAATggtaaatataaacaataacaaaaatgtATCTGAGTATTTTTAGAGCGATCTACGAGTAGAAAGAGAGCGAGATAAACTGGCACAGGTGGAAGCTAGTCGCGCAGCGATTTTCCGCCGCTTGCGCAtgttttttgttcttttggcGAAAATGAAAACTCAAACGGAAGGAAGAGCGAGATGCGAAGAGAAAGGCGAAGAGAAAGCGCGGAGCTTTCACCACTCCTTTCTCTCGGCGCTCTGCTGCTGCGATGGTTGCAAATCCCTAGtgcgtttataaataattaccAGCGTTTTAACCTATTTTCATCTAAGGCGCTCTGTTTTTCGGCGGCGCTGGCACTTGCAAAATGTGTGATTTAATTTAGAACGCAGTGGACTCACACGAAATACTTCCGCATTTAGAATAATTTGCGGCTGGACGACGGGGAATGGGGCCAGCCTCTTGGATGTGGATGTCGATGGTTGCGTAACCGCCGGGATTCAGTGCGTTTCGGCACGGATTATACAGCAGTTTGGAGCATGgggatgtacatagattctcACAGGGATCGAGTCCCCGAAGCCTTTCGTTCACTTTCgatcacacacacaaacactcgGTTGCTGGTTGGTTGATTTAATTTTGGAATATTCACTTTATACAAAACATTTACGGCCACAGAAATTGGCTGTGTTTTAAAAATAGCATAGTTTTCTTCTTGCTAAATGGCAGCGCACCTCCCATAAATCTTCCCAGACGATTTTCAAATGCAAGACTTTCCGGAAATATCGTTAGATTTGGATCAATAGCTTATTATTAGAAGGATATATCTTTATATCAACCATGCGATCCAGgcagtttttagtttttcacCCGATTCACATTCATGTACAAAGGCCAACATGTATGTgcctatatatttatatagctTTAATATAACCGTCGATTGCCCGAGCACTCGAAATACTTATATAGATGGCTGCCATGCGAACCGGGCGCTGTTCCTTGGCACTTTTTTCGGTTGCGAACGCGTTGAAAATCGACGAgaaactaaatttaaattatttctgaaaGCTTCAACTACCACCAGTCGTGCGAGAAAAGTGTTTTCCTCAAGAGAACTGATATTTTCGCGCAGAGAATCGATGAGAGCGATTcgaaaattattcaaaaatattcaagtCCAAGCCAATTGAAAGTTTCAGCCATAAATCTTTACGGCTATCAATATAATATTACTTTTACACTTAAGGTAGCATATTTATcgaaattacaaaaatgtatttgaaagaattaaaaaaaaacccttGGTGACTAAGGAGTATTCAATAATATCTATTCAAAACATTGGTTTTCCTAATTCAACTCATATTGAATAATAACCAAATTAAACTTAAACAATACAAATATCAAATTATTCATAATTATGTGAACCTAATATTTTGCCTTTGGAATCTTAAGCTTCTAAAGTTATTGCTATTACTGCTGGTTTGCATTCTCATGGCAGATTCTGTTCAACTTGGTTCATTGTGTAATAAGTTGACTTTTTGAAAATTAACATGACTACATCATGAATCTTCTGCTCGATAACCATTGATAACCATTGTGGTAAATGTTGATTTTAGTGGCTATActttattcatatttaaacTCCACACAAGTATGCGTGTATATCAAGTTCTGATCAGCCTTACTCGATAAGCAATGAGTCATATCCAATGAATTATTTAACCGCTTCTCTGTTTGGCTGGGATTAGAATGGACAAATTTAAAAAGCCTTCtaacaaaaatattcaattcaTGGGAGGGGCGCATAATAGATGGGATTCTACTCGTAACATCATTTGAGAAATGGAAATATCTTAAGAATTATGTAGCTTACGGAGTAGCAATCTAAAGCAAAGTTACATCTTATTTAAATACTCTACTGAAATACATttgtatattaaattaaatatgctCATTCCTTTGGTTATTCCCCGATTTGTTTTGGAATTTATTTAGCAAACCATAAAATCGACAGGGTACATTGTACATtacatttgtgtgtgtgtgagtgtgtttacctcgttttaaataataaacttcATTGTTCTCAATGCGTATGGACAATATGTTGAAATGCGTATTATGTATAAATTACTTAGAGATTATCAATCGCTAAGAGCTAATGCAGGTTATGTGGGCCCTCTTGGTGCGCGGCCTGTTTTGTGAGTGGGTGAGTAAATACGATTCAAATGAAGACCAAACGAATCAACAACGTTGCGCATCAGCACCTATCATGTTGCGGGCGCTACTGTCGCCTGATCCTCGACAGATTCGTTTGACGTCGTCGCTAGCAGCGGCGCATTGGTTGTGTTGACTGCAGGTCCGTTATTGTTATCATTCGCCAACGGCTCTTCCCCCGGCGGCGCCGTCTCCAATGTCACATTTGGTGCTTGTGTCTCATTTTGACTATGCACTGGGGCAGTGGTGAATGAGTTCGTGGCGGCGGCGACCTTAGCCGGCTGCTCCGGACTGCTGTACATCTGGATAACCGAGTTGTTGTTCATGTTTTCCACCGAGGCACCCGATATGGACAGATCGTCGGCGGAGTCGTCCGCCGTACTGTCCGTCTGCACAGCCTTCTCCTCCAGCAGGTGGTCGCTCTCACGAATCGGTCGCTGCGAGGAGCCGTACTGCTTGGAGATTTGCAGCAGCTCGCGCAGCGTTTCGTTCTCCAGACGCAGCTGGGATATGGTCTGCAACTCTCGCTGCACGACACCGTCGTCCACACTGGCCGCGAGCTGCATCACAGCTGCCATTTCGTTGATCTTCTCGCGCTGCTCCCGGATCACCTGCCACATGCGTTCGTTGTACAGCTCCTTAAAGCTAAACTTGCTGTCCAGGACCTTGGAGACGGTGTGCTCGCGATACTTTTGCATCATCAGCTCCATGGCGCGCTCGTAGTCCTCAATAAAGATCTTTAGCTCGCGATTCTCTTTGAGTATCTCCGAGCTGTTGATGTTTTGCTGCTGAATGCGATTCACCATGTCCGCGTTGGTCTTGTTGTTCGAAATGCGGTTAAGTGATTCAATGTCGTCCTGATACTGGCGAAGGCTCTCCACCAGCCGATTGTTGTTCTCCGCCTCCTCGAGCAGCGCCGTGCCCAGGGCGTCCAGGTCCTTCACCCGACTGGCCATGCGCTGCGCATCCATTATGATCTGGCCCACGGATAGGTTCGACATCCTGCCCAGTCCAGTTTCGATTTTGGGATTTCTATTGTTTTCGGGGGCCAGGCCCTCTGCTGCTGGCACTGCGAAAACAAAGGGAACCGCTTAAATTTGCGCACTTTCTGGGGCCTACGTGCGGAGTCTTACGTTCGGTGCGGGTTTGGTGCAGCTTCGTCCTCAGCGTAACAGCTTCATTTGATTTTTCGGCCAAAATATGTAGGAATAGAAACGATTCTAATAGAAATTTTGACGACGACCCAATTATTGGCTGACAGCTTATTAAATCCCAAACGCCATCGGATGTCGCACAAATCCCTAACGCCACACCattaaatgtgaaaaaatactGTTTCAACACCTGATATACCGCAAATATACCAAagatttaaatttcaattttattttccaacttTTAGCTTGAGAAATAATTTTTTGGCTAAAtcttttatgtttatgttaaaAAACTTGTTTAAGGTTAAAAGGTGAAGCTACAAGCTTTATTGTCATTTTTGTATAGATCATTAAGAAGCTATCAGTACAGATTTGGATCTTATCGCGAAAAATGGAAGACTTAGCATAGAATGGACATAATGCTATGTTCTTAAACGATCATGCATGCATAAATCTAGTTAAGTCTATTTAAGTACCTTAACTCTAAGTGGTATTCGTATAAGTACAAACAGCAAAGGTTTTGTCATTCAAAGTGGTAGATAAAACAGAGGTAGAGGAATAGCATGGTACATCGGGCGTAGGGATGCACAGACTAAAGATCACGAGATTGCGATTACACGCCCACGCTGTTGA contains the following coding sequences:
- the LOC6611466 gene encoding myosin-4 isoform X2, coding for MHHLYPSLKGDQLCPLGFHPQTRYPTRCKRCFRDYKEHGARRAGEEVAASSPNLSDAQSSRPSSRTWTSTQNLTSANATNGNDIVVHFNVELRKRPQSWASTPDIDEPDNVARRPPAAASTSRAASSVEDHDVAVTVKLPVPPRRHTTALDIKEVEHAITPPTRVTSSPSKTSSIPDELVILSTDSLAERVRKMNLLKKQRSLNSRENSRERSVPRREEESESTATPTPVVPDRPERSKSGTSINQLAQAEQKRAALPPKKVAVASTTTSSSSSSSTSLKTSNSTSASNEVKVVTSTSSSLSSSSSVRRKEADAVPSKEIKRQTVPAASTSYSNSTSSAVSTASKIQDSNGMQEQMKALKLELETMKTRAEKAEREKSDILLRRLASMDTASNRTAASEALNLQQKLNEMKEQLDRVTEDKRRLNLRMKELENKGSESELRRKLQAAEQICEELMEENQSAKKEILNLQAEMDEVQDTFRDDEVKAKTSLQKDLEKATKNCRILSFKLKKSDRKIETLEQERQSSFNAELSNKIKKLEEELRFSNELTRKLQAEAEELRNPGKKKAPMLGVLGKSTSADAKFTRESLTRGGSQEDPQHLQRELQDSIERETDLKDQLKFAEEEAEHLRKKVTRFEDENESLMMQLKKMATRSRSRKLSPTPHPHRLAPEVHADRDEGISDEDDPAELRILLELNEQEASILRLKVEDLEKENAESKKYVRELQAKLRQDSSNGSKSSLLSLGTSSSAAEKKVKTLNEELVQLRRTLTEKEQTVDSLKNQISKLDTLETENDKLAKENKRLLALRKASEKTGEVDQKMKESLAQAQRERDELTARVKRMQLEAEDKLPPRTAKRVNDLTPKSHLKKWVEELEDEISEMRVMLSSGGTDQLKALQSAKGALEEDLRKCKQKLSLAEGDVQRLKLLNGSSSKISELEQKLKRGDEEAKKLNSKLKDLEDKVKKQDAQLKLGETSKSTWESQSKREKEKLSSLEKDMEKQAKEKEKLEAKITQLDAELLSAKKSAEKSKSSLEKEIKDLKTKASKSDSKQVQDLKKQVEEVQTSLSAEQKRYEELNNHWEKLSEETILMRAQLTTEKQSLQAELNASKQKISEMDTIRIERTDMARKLSEAQKRIADLQAKALKTVNGNGAEYERTVLKNKLAEKEHEYERLRRENEMNIDLVFQLRKDNDDLNGKLSDYNRIEQAQSSLNGHGARREAEIRELKEQLQSTELQMKSEVATVRLRYEQQVKNLSGELTSMQRQCERFKKDRDAFKQMLEVAQKKIGDLKANNTGRQSRGSMHSSDDDDKSKIAYLEQQIGHLEDQLVESRLESSKIKTELVSERSANEIKISEMQSKLNEFEEERVIGSGSTKLPGMKTKLELSWQKEREDQQRLLQETSTLARDLRQTLFEVERERDKERLESKRKLDQIKRASEEEMEEGRKKIAELQCDLLELRDVHAKLRTSNEKLRRERERYEKELIKRRMEADGGDRKVGALLQTVDELVKIAPDLKMVGSGGSARSSSSSGYDKNLRPEQPNVRRSRSPSPTLSSSQITSVLARLAEASEELRKFQRVNEDEQERSRMRRSNLRRAASQENDPHGSTSSVASAAGSQRGGGRLSRNSSNNGSLIRKSLSLDHSIQRDQNIWRQDDGSVSSMQSIDSELGGLVRDSSLDSRLDSRLSGGSTQSDIPRGPRKKKKGIMGKLRSLTKSSRNSESEISIQGSDSDISVASDMRSSKKDLRGRLSGMFKRSGSASRSESMERAGSDQRPVAVTVVGHPDGPQPREPPPANSLTPRPIRSIPKPPSAGAPTTPTTRRRVAK